The Kocuria turfanensis genome contains the following window.
TGTCGTGGATCGCCACCCCCGTGGCCCGCAGCTGCGACTCCTCGGGGACGTAGAGCTCCCGGACCTTGCCCGAGTAGATGTGGGTCCACCCGGGGATCTGCGGTGGGGTGGTGACGGTGCTCTGCTCGCTCATGCCTGCTCCTGCCGGGGACGGGGGTCGGAGACGCTGGGGACCGTGATCAGGCCCCGGGCGGCCTTCAGGGCGATGTCGGTGCGGTGCTGGGAGCCTTCCAGCTCGACCAGCTCCACCCCGCGGTAGGCGCGCTCGCGGGCGGCCTCCAGGTCCGCGCCGAGGGCGACGACGGCGAGCACGCGCCCGCCGGCGGAGACGGTCCGCCCGGCGTGCTGGCCCTCGCCGGCCACCGCGGTGCCGGCGTGGACCACGTGCACGCCCTCGAGCGCCTCGGCCTGCTCCAGCCCGCCGATCGGATCGCCCCGGCGGGGGGTGTCCGGGTAGTCCTGCGCGGCGACGACGACGGCGACGGCCGACTCCGGGCGCCAGCGCAGCCGCTCGGCCTCGTCGAGCCGGCCGGCCGCGGCGTCGAGCAGCAGCCGGCCGAGCGGGGTGGCGAGCCGGGCCAGCACGGCCTGCGTCTCCGGGTCGCCGAAGCGGGCGTTGAACTCGATCACGCGCAGTCCGCGGCTGGTCATGGCCAGCCCGCAGTACAGCACGCCCACGAAGGGCGTGCCCCGGCGGCGCATCTCGTCGACCGTGGGGCGGGCCACCCGCTCCACGACCTCGTCCACGAAGCCCTCCGGCAGCCACGGCAGCGGCGTGTAGGCGCCCATCCCGCCGGTGTTGGGGCCCTCGTCGTCGTCACGGATCCGCTTGAAGTCCTGGGCCGGGCTCAGCGGGATCACCCGGGAGCCGTCGGTGAGCACGAACAGGGACACCTCGGGGCCGTCGAGGAACTCCTCGACCACCACGGACCCGCCCGCCGCGAAGCAGGCGGCGGCGTGCTCGAGGGCTGCCGCGCGGTCGGAGGTGACGACCACGCCCTTGCCGGCGGCGAGCCCGTCGTCCTTGACGACGTAGGGGGCGCCGAAGGTGTCGAGGGCGTCGGCGGCCTCCTCCTCGGTGGTGGCCACCCGGGCCATCGCGGTGGGCACACCGGCCGCGGCCATGACCTCCTTGGCGAAGGCCTTCGAGCCCTCGAGCCGTGCCGCGGCCTGCGAGGGGCCGAAGACGGGGAAGCCCGCCGCGCGCAGGGCGTCGGCCACGCCAGCGACCAGGGGCGCTTCGGGGCCGATCACGACTAGGTCGGCGGCGAGCTCGCGGGCGAGGGCCGTGGCCGCCGCAGGGTCGTCGGCGTCCACGGCGTGGACCGGGACGAGCTGCGCGATGCCTGCGTTGCCCGGCGCGCAGTGCACCTGCGCGACCTCGGGATCTGCCAGCAGTGCGCGGATGATTGCGTGTTCGCGGCCTCCGGGGCCCAGTACCAGAACCTTCACGCCCTCAGGCTAGTGGTCGGCGGCGGCTTCTGACACATCGTCGCCGCCGGCGCAAGCCGACCCTCCAGTATAGGTAAGTGACCTGATGTTTGTCTCACAGTTTCCGCACGGTGGCGACTTCCTCGGACATCCCCCTGGTGAGCCGGATCGCAGTCCTACCGTGGAGGCATGAGCACGCAGAGACGACTCACCGCAGCATCCGCCGCCGCGGCCCTCGGCCTCTTCCTGGCCGGCTGCGACAACACCGAGACGGAGGAGACCCCGGAGGCCCCCGCGGAGACCACCACCGCGCCGATGGAGGAGGCGACGACCGCGCCCACCACCGGGCAGACCGGCATGGGCGACGACGCCACCACCGACACGGGCGCCGAGGGCACCTCGCCCGAGGGCAATGCGGGCGGTGACGCCGGCGGCGCGGGCACCGGGGCGGACACCGACGCCGAGGCCGGCACCGACAACTGACCCCGGCGCGCCGGGGCCGTCCCGGAGCGGCCCGGGCGCGCCCGTCCCGGCTGACATACTGGGCGGATGCAGACCTTCACCTCGGACCGTGCCGTGGACCTCGCGGTGATCGAGCGCAGCGGCTTCGTCGAGTCCCGCCACCGCGGCTCCGCCGCGGTCCTGGACCCGGACGGGAACGTGGCCGTGGCGCTGGGCGACATCGGCACCCCGATCTTCCCCCGCTCCACGCTCAAGCCGTTCCAGACGATCGCCTCGATGAAGGCCGGGGTCCCGCTGCGCGGCGCCCAGGTGGCCATCGCCTCGGCCTCCCACATCGGCTCCTTCGAGCAGCTGGGCGCCGTCAGCTCCATCCTCGAGGCCTCCGGGCTGACCGAGGAGGCGCTGCAGTGCCCGCCGGACTGGCCCGAGGACGAGGAGGTCCGTGCGGAGCTCCTGCGGGCGGGGCGGGGGAAGACCCGGATCTGCATGAACTGCTCCGGCAAGCACGCCGCGTTCCTGTGGGCGTGCACCGAGAACGACTGGCCCACGGACAGCTACCTGGACCCGGAGCACCCGCTGCAGCGGACCGTGCTCGAGACCGTCGAGGAGTTCTCCGGCGAGCGCGTCGCCCACGTCGGCGTGGACGGCTGCGGGGCGCCCCTGGCGGCGATCTCGCTCACCGGCCTCGCCCGCGCCTACTCGACCCTCGGCCGCGCCGCGGGCAACCTCGACGCCGACGCCCGGGCCGCCACGGTGGCCCAGTGCATGCTCGACTACCCCGAGTTCGTGCACGGGCCCGGCAGGTACAACACCGTGGTCATGGAGGAGCTCGACGTCGTGGCCAAGCTGGGGGCCGAGGGCGTGCTCGCGATCGGCACCCGGGCCGGCTGGTCGGTGGCGCTCAAGGTGCTCGACGGCAGCTCCCGCGCCAACGCGCTCATCGGGCTGAGCCTGCTGGCCCACGCCGGGGCCGTGCCCGTCCCGGCTGCCGCCGCGGTGATCGGCCGGGTGGTGCGCCCGATCATGGGCGCCGCCCGCCCGGTGGGCCGGATCCGGGCGGCGGACCCGCTCCTGGAGCTTCTGGGCCCGGACCTGGCCCGGGCGCTCGGGCAGGAGTAGCGCCGTGGCCCGCCGGCGCATCGACCCCGCGGACGGGGTCCTCGCCCTGGACGCCTGGCGTGCGGACCCGGCCGCCGCCGCCCGGCCCACCGTGGCCACGGCCGTGCGCTACAGCCTCGAGGAGCTGGCGGAGCGGCGTCCCGGCAACAGCGTGGAGGTGCGGGTCCCGCCCTTCGGCGTGACCCAGTGCGTGGCCGGGCCCCGGCACACCCGCGGCACCCCGCCCAACGTCGTCGAGACCGACGCCGGCACCTGGCTGGGCCTGGTCACCGGTGCCCTGTCCTGGCCCGAGGCCGTGGCCGCGGGTGCGGTTGTGGCCTCGGGCACACGGACCGATCTGGCGGACGCCCTCCCCCTCTTTCCCCGGTAGCCTTGAGGGCATGACCTCCGCACCATCCCCCTCCTCGCGCCCGCCCGCGCGGAAGTGGCCGCGCCGGCGCCGCCGGCCCACGGCCGTGCCGCTCGCCGCGGCCGGCAGCCAGCAGATGACGCTGCGCCGCGCGCCCAACATCTGGGCGTTCGTGGTGCTCGGCGGTGTCGTCGGCGTCGTCGTGGGCGTGCTGGTCGGCCTGGCCGGCGGGGAGAGCGCCCAGTTCACCCAGGGAGCCGTGGTCATGTTCATGGTCTCGGTCTTCGCCGTCGTCGGCCTGGCCGCCGGGGCGGTCGTGGCCCTCATGCTGGACCGCCTGTCGGTGGCCCGCGCGCGGGCGGTGACGACCGAGGTCGTGGGCGAGGACGACCCCGCGGCCCCGCAGGACGCGGCCCCGGAAGCCGCGGACCCGGAGGCCGAGGATCCGCGGCCCACCGACCCCCGAGCGTGAGAGAAGCTGATCGACGTGGTTCACCCTGACGGACAACTCAGCCACGACCTGCTCCCCGGAGAGAAGGGCCCCCAGGACGCGTGCGGCGTGTTCGGCGTGTGGGCCCCCGGGGAGGAGGTCGCGAAGCTGGCCTACTACGGCCTCTACGCGCTGCAGCACCGCGGCCAGGAGTCGGCCGGCATCGCCGCCAGCGACGGGGAGCGCATCGCCGTCTACAAGGACATGGGCCTGGTCTCCCAGGTCTTCGACGAGACGACCCTCAACACCCTCACCGGGCACCTGGCCGTGGGCCACTGCCGGTACTCCACCACGGGCGGCTCCCACTGGGCCAACGCGCAGCCCACCCTGGGTGCCACCCCGCACGGGACCGTGGCACTGGCGCACAACGGCAACCTCACCAACTCGGCCGAGCTCTACGACAACCTCATCGACAAGTCCGGCTTCCCCTCGCGCGGCGAGATGGCGCAGGGCAACACCACGGACACCGCCCTGGTCACCGCGCTGCTGGCCGAGCACCCGCACGGCTCCCTCGAGGACGCCGCCATGCAGCTGCTCCCCCAGCTCGTGGGCTCCTTCTGCCTGGCGTTCATGGACGAGCACACCCTCTACGCGGCCCGCGACCCGCAGGGCATCCGCCCGCTGGTCCTCGGCCGGCTGGACCGGGGCTGGGTGGTCGCCTCGGAGACCGCGGCCCTGGACATCGTGGGTGCCTCCCTGGTCCGGGAGATCGAGCCCGGCGAGTTCGTGGCCATCGACGAGCACGGCCTGCGCTCGCAGCGCTTCGCCGAGACCCGCCGTGCGGCGTGCGTCTTCGAGTACGTGTACCTGGCCCGCCCGGACACCACCATCAACGGCCGCTCCGTGTACGAGTCCCGCGTGGAGATGGGCCGCCGGCTGGCCCGGGAGCACCGGGTCGAGGCCGATCTGGTCATGCCGACCCCCGAGTCCGGGACCCCCGCCGCCATCGGCTACGCCGAGGAGTCCGGGATCCCCTTCGGCAACGGCCTGGTCAAGAACGCCTACGTGGGCCGGACCTTCATCCAGCCCTCGGACACCATCCGCCAGCTGGGGATCCGGCTCAAGCTCAACCCGCTGAAGTCGGTGGTGGCGGGCAAGCGCCTGGTCGTCATCGACGACTCGATCGTGCGCGGCAACACCCAGCGCGCGCTCATCCGGATGCTGCGCGAGGCCGGGGCCGCGGAGATCCACGTGCGGATCTCCTCCCCGCCCATCAAGTGGCCGTGCTTCTACGGCATCGACTTCGCCTCGCGCGCGGAGCTGATCGCCAACGGCCTGGGGGTCGAGGAGATCCGGGCGTCCCTGGGCGCGGACTCCCTCGGCTACATCTCCGAGGACGGCATGGTCTCGGCCACCCGGCAGGAGCGTGCCGAGCTGTGCACGGCCTGCTTCTCCGGGACGTACCCCACCCGCCTGCCGGACGCGGACAAGCTGGGCAAGAACGTCTTCGAGGCCCGCACGCCGGTGGACTCCTCGCCCCGGCGGGAGCCGGGCGGGCCGTCCGTGGCCCAGCGGCCCGAGCACGCCTCCGCCGTCTCCATCGACACCCGGCCCTCCTCCGACGACGGCCTGTCCCGCCGGGCGGCCGGGCGCACCCGCATCTCCGACCAGGACCCGGGCGTGCAGGAGGGCTCCACGGGCTGCGACCCGGGGCCGGACTCCGACCTCGAGGACCTGCTGCTGCCCGAGGACCGGGTGCCGGCCGGGCCCGGGACCCCCTCTGCCGCCCAGCCCGCCACCCAGCCCGAGACCGCGAAGGACGCCTGACCATGGCCCAGCACCCCTCCTCCACGAACCGCACCGTCACCTACGCCAGCGCGGGCGTGGACGTCGAGGCCGGCGACCGCGCCGTCGAGCTCATGAAGAGCGCGGTCAAGGCCACGCACACCCCGAACGTGATCGGCGGGGTCGGAGGATTCGCGGGCCTGTTCGACGTCTCCGAGCTGACGGGCTACCGCAAGCCCTACCTCGCGACCTCCACCGACGGCGTCGGCACGAAGGTCGCGATCGCCCAGACCCTCGACGTGCACGATACGATCGGCTTCGACCTGGTGGGCATGGTCGTCGACGACATCGTGGTGGTGGGCGCCAAGCCCCTGTTCATGACCGACTACATCGCCACGGGACGGGTGGTGCCCGAGCGGATCGCCGACATCGTGCGCGGCATCGCCGCCGCCTGCGAGCAGGCGGGCACCGCGCTGGTGGGCGGGGAGACCGCCGAGCACCCGGGACTGCTGCGCCCGGACGAGTACGACGTGGCGGGGGCGGCCACCGGCGTGGTCGAGGCCGACGAGCTGCTGGGCCCGGACCGGGTGCGCGCCGGGGACGTGGTCATCGGCATGGCCTCCTCCGGGCTGCACTCCAACGGCTACTCCCTGGTGCGCAAGGTCATCAACGTGGCCGGCTGGTCCCTGGACCGGCAGGTCAGCGAGCTCGGCCGGACCCTGGGCGAGGAGCTGCTCGAGCCCACCCGCGTGTACGCCGCCGACGTCCTGGACCTCGCGGCCGCCTTCCCCGTCAACGGCCCGGACCGCACCACCGGCCACGGCGTGCGCGGCTTCAGCCACGTCACCGGCGGCGGGCTCGCCGCGAACCTCGCCCGGGTGCTGCCCGCCGGCCTCGAGGCGACCGTGGACCGCTCCACCTGGGAGCTGCCCGCGGTCTTCCAGCTGATCAGCCAGCTCGGCAACGTCCCGCTGCCCGACCTCGAGCGGACCCTCAACCTGGGCGTGGGGATGGTCGCGATCGTCGACCCGGCCGTGGCCGAGGACGCCGTCGCCCACCTCGCCGCCCGCGGGCTGAGCGCGTGGGTCATGGGCACCGTGGCCGAGATCGACCCCGCCGCCGAGCACGACGGCCCCGACTGGGTGCAGGGCGCCAAGGGCGTGGACGGCGGCGCGGTGCGCATGGTCAGCGCCTACGCCGGCTGAGCGGGCTCCGCAGCACGCAGCAGGACCGCCCGAGCGGAAGCCCGGGCGGTCCTGCTGCTCGACGAGAAGTTCCGGGAGCTCCTCCCGGGGTGGTCCGGGGTGGTCCGGGAACGCAAAGAAGGTGCTCGTCCTGGACGGGCACCTGTTGCGTGATTCTGTTGAGACGAGCGGAGCTTCCGGCGTTTACCGGCGGTAGTCCTCGTCGTAGTCGTCGGCGTACTTGTCGACGTAGGCCGAGTAGTCGTCCTCGTCCTCCTCGACGGTCTCCTCGACCGGCTCCCGCAGCGGCGGCATCTGCTCGCTGCCGCGCAGCTCCCGCTGGAGTGCCGTGAGGTCGGTCTGCGGGCTGAAGTACTTCATCTCCCGCGCCTGCCGTGTCGCCTTCGCCTTTTGACGGCCGCGCCCCATGGCGTGACCCCCTCTGTCTCTTGGTCCGGACGGCGGCACTCAGGCACAGAGTACGGCCCCGGAAATGTCGTATGAATGGTTCGTGAGACCAGGGTACATGGTTTGCCGGTCCCTTGCGCCCGCTCCGCCGCGTGCACGGTGGACTGTCGGGAACCTCACGGGAGAGGGCCGGGCCCCGGGTCCGGAACCGCGCGGGGCGGGCCGGGACCGGGTCTCCCCCGGTCCCGGCCCGTGGCCCGGAACGGCCGCCCCTCGGGCTCAGCCCGCGGCGTGGGCCTCCTCGCGGACCGCGCTGACGGTCAGCCCGTCCGCCACGACGTCCGCGTTGACGTCCACCCGCACGGTGTCGCCGTCCACGACCGTCCCGGACAGGATCGCCTTGGCGAGCTTGTCCCCGATCTCGCGCTGCACCAGCCGGCGCAGCGGCCGGGCGCCGTAGGCGGGGTCGTAGCCGGTGATGCCCAGCCACTCGGTCGCCGCCGGGGTGACCTCCAGGCTCAGGCGCCGCTGGCCCAGCCGGTCGGCCAGCTGGGCGACCTGGATGTCCACGATCTTCGACAGGTCGGCCGTGGACAGCGGGTCGAACAGGATGACGTCGTCGAGCCGGTTGAGGAACTCGGGCTTGAACGAGGCGTTGACCACGTTCATCACCGCCTCCCGCTTGGCGTCCTGGTCGATCGTCTGGTCCACCAGGAACTGGCTGCCCAGGTTCGAGGTGAGGATCAGGATGACGTTGCGGAAGTCCACGGTCCGGCCCTGGCCGTCGGTGAGCCGCCCGTCGTCGAGCACCTGCAGGAGGATGTCG
Protein-coding sequences here:
- a CDS encoding sterol carrier family protein yields the protein MARRRIDPADGVLALDAWRADPAAAARPTVATAVRYSLEELAERRPGNSVEVRVPPFGVTQCVAGPRHTRGTPPNVVETDAGTWLGLVTGALSWPEAVAAGAVVASGTRTDLADALPLFPR
- the purF gene encoding amidophosphoribosyltransferase → MVHPDGQLSHDLLPGEKGPQDACGVFGVWAPGEEVAKLAYYGLYALQHRGQESAGIAASDGERIAVYKDMGLVSQVFDETTLNTLTGHLAVGHCRYSTTGGSHWANAQPTLGATPHGTVALAHNGNLTNSAELYDNLIDKSGFPSRGEMAQGNTTDTALVTALLAEHPHGSLEDAAMQLLPQLVGSFCLAFMDEHTLYAARDPQGIRPLVLGRLDRGWVVASETAALDIVGASLVREIEPGEFVAIDEHGLRSQRFAETRRAACVFEYVYLARPDTTINGRSVYESRVEMGRRLAREHRVEADLVMPTPESGTPAAIGYAEESGIPFGNGLVKNAYVGRTFIQPSDTIRQLGIRLKLNPLKSVVAGKRLVVIDDSIVRGNTQRALIRMLREAGAAEIHVRISSPPIKWPCFYGIDFASRAELIANGLGVEEIRASLGADSLGYISEDGMVSATRQERAELCTACFSGTYPTRLPDADKLGKNVFEARTPVDSSPRREPGGPSVAQRPEHASAVSIDTRPSSDDGLSRRAAGRTRISDQDPGVQEGSTGCDPGPDSDLEDLLLPEDRVPAGPGTPSAAQPATQPETAKDA
- a CDS encoding asparaginase, with the protein product MQTFTSDRAVDLAVIERSGFVESRHRGSAAVLDPDGNVAVALGDIGTPIFPRSTLKPFQTIASMKAGVPLRGAQVAIASASHIGSFEQLGAVSSILEASGLTEEALQCPPDWPEDEEVRAELLRAGRGKTRICMNCSGKHAAFLWACTENDWPTDSYLDPEHPLQRTVLETVEEFSGERVAHVGVDGCGAPLAAISLTGLARAYSTLGRAAGNLDADARAATVAQCMLDYPEFVHGPGRYNTVVMEELDVVAKLGAEGVLAIGTRAGWSVALKVLDGSSRANALIGLSLLAHAGAVPVPAAAAVIGRVVRPIMGAARPVGRIRAADPLLELLGPDLARALGQE
- the purD gene encoding phosphoribosylamine--glycine ligase: MKVLVLGPGGREHAIIRALLADPEVAQVHCAPGNAGIAQLVPVHAVDADDPAAATALARELAADLVVIGPEAPLVAGVADALRAAGFPVFGPSQAAARLEGSKAFAKEVMAAAGVPTAMARVATTEEEAADALDTFGAPYVVKDDGLAAGKGVVVTSDRAAALEHAAACFAAGGSVVVEEFLDGPEVSLFVLTDGSRVIPLSPAQDFKRIRDDDEGPNTGGMGAYTPLPWLPEGFVDEVVERVARPTVDEMRRRGTPFVGVLYCGLAMTSRGLRVIEFNARFGDPETQAVLARLATPLGRLLLDAAAGRLDEAERLRWRPESAVAVVVAAQDYPDTPRRGDPIGGLEQAEALEGVHVVHAGTAVAGEGQHAGRTVSAGGRVLAVVALGADLEAARERAYRGVELVELEGSQHRTDIALKAARGLITVPSVSDPRPRQEQA
- a CDS encoding DUF3073 domain-containing protein: MGRGRQKAKATRQAREMKYFSPQTDLTALQRELRGSEQMPPLREPVEETVEEDEDDYSAYVDKYADDYDEDYRR
- the purM gene encoding phosphoribosylformylglycinamidine cyclo-ligase, whose amino-acid sequence is MAQHPSSTNRTVTYASAGVDVEAGDRAVELMKSAVKATHTPNVIGGVGGFAGLFDVSELTGYRKPYLATSTDGVGTKVAIAQTLDVHDTIGFDLVGMVVDDIVVVGAKPLFMTDYIATGRVVPERIADIVRGIAAACEQAGTALVGGETAEHPGLLRPDEYDVAGAATGVVEADELLGPDRVRAGDVVIGMASSGLHSNGYSLVRKVINVAGWSLDRQVSELGRTLGEELLEPTRVYAADVLDLAAAFPVNGPDRTTGHGVRGFSHVTGGGLAANLARVLPAGLEATVDRSTWELPAVFQLISQLGNVPLPDLERTLNLGVGMVAIVDPAVAEDAVAHLAARGLSAWVMGTVAEIDPAAEHDGPDWVQGAKGVDGGAVRMVSAYAG